From a single Halogeometricum sp. S3BR5-2 genomic region:
- a CDS encoding beta-glucosidase: MTDSGGRVEELVDALTREEKVSLVHGAVDPERTATGYLPGVERLDIPELKLADGPLGVRVPGQTATAFPASIALAATFDSELAGRQGVAMGREAKARGQDSILGPGLNLVRVPHCGRNFEYYSEDPVLTADFAAAAVEGIQSEDVIATPKHYVANNQETKRLRVSAEMSERTLRELYLPGFRAAVEAGAGSVMTSYNRVNGTHMSDHRRLLTDVLKDEWGFDGYVVSDWFGTNSVAGSANAGLDLEMPGITFEELKDAFQMDSDTDLFEDADGEALPGPDAKAGLFAASLAEAVESGEVPESRLDDMVTRVLRQMERVGLLDGERDDGAVDTPEHRELAETIAARATVLLENDGVLPLDADADVAVLGPGAEDAMLGGGGSSEVESAHETPTLDGIRARSEGIVEYAQGVAKIRTPSFFDRESEEEAETGDDELSLDEAVERAAAADVAVVVVRDANSEAEDRENLRLPGEQDELVEAVAEANDRTVVLVQSGGPVETPWREDVAAVAVTWYPGQADGDAVASVLYGDADAAGRLPVTFAPEGSYPANTEERFPGVDYEAEYDEGVFVGYRHFDAAEEEPTYPFGHGLSYAEFAYGSAEMADESTVDVEVENTSNRDGREVVQAYISAPAVDGVERPTRELAGYASVELSAGETAIVSVSLGELAFQRYDEDDGWTTDEGEYAVEVGRSSRDIQAETSVSR, translated from the coding sequence ATGACAGATTCCGGCGGACGCGTGGAAGAGCTGGTCGACGCGCTCACGCGCGAGGAGAAGGTGAGCTTAGTTCACGGCGCCGTGGACCCAGAACGAACCGCGACGGGATACCTACCGGGCGTCGAACGGCTCGACATCCCCGAACTGAAACTGGCCGACGGACCCCTCGGCGTTCGCGTTCCCGGCCAGACCGCGACGGCCTTTCCGGCCTCCATCGCCCTCGCGGCGACGTTCGATTCCGAACTCGCCGGACGCCAGGGCGTCGCGATGGGCCGCGAGGCGAAGGCGCGGGGGCAGGATTCGATACTCGGACCCGGTCTGAACCTGGTTCGCGTTCCCCACTGCGGGAGGAACTTCGAGTACTACTCGGAGGACCCCGTGCTGACCGCCGACTTCGCCGCGGCCGCGGTGGAGGGCATCCAGTCCGAGGACGTCATCGCGACGCCGAAGCACTACGTCGCCAACAATCAGGAGACGAAGCGACTGCGCGTCAGCGCCGAGATGAGCGAGCGGACGCTTCGGGAACTCTACCTCCCCGGCTTCCGGGCGGCCGTCGAGGCGGGCGCGGGGTCGGTGATGACGTCGTACAACCGCGTCAACGGGACGCACATGAGCGACCACCGACGCCTGCTCACGGACGTGCTGAAAGACGAGTGGGGCTTCGACGGCTACGTCGTCTCCGATTGGTTCGGGACGAACAGCGTCGCCGGGTCGGCGAACGCCGGTCTCGACCTAGAGATGCCGGGTATCACCTTCGAGGAGTTGAAGGACGCCTTCCAGATGGACTCCGACACCGACCTGTTCGAGGACGCCGACGGCGAGGCGCTTCCGGGCCCCGACGCGAAGGCGGGACTGTTCGCCGCTTCGTTGGCAGAGGCCGTCGAGTCGGGCGAGGTGCCGGAGTCACGGCTCGACGACATGGTGACGCGCGTCCTCCGACAGATGGAGCGCGTCGGCCTGCTTGACGGTGAACGCGACGATGGCGCCGTCGACACGCCCGAGCACCGGGAACTCGCCGAGACCATCGCTGCGCGGGCGACCGTCCTCTTGGAGAACGATGGCGTCCTCCCCCTCGACGCCGACGCGGACGTGGCGGTTCTGGGCCCCGGCGCCGAGGACGCGATGCTCGGCGGCGGCGGGTCCTCGGAGGTCGAGTCGGCGCACGAGACGCCGACGCTGGACGGAATCCGAGCGCGCTCCGAAGGGATCGTGGAGTACGCGCAGGGCGTCGCGAAGATTCGGACGCCGTCGTTCTTCGACCGCGAGTCGGAAGAGGAAGCGGAGACCGGCGACGACGAACTGAGCCTCGACGAGGCCGTCGAACGCGCCGCCGCGGCGGACGTCGCCGTCGTCGTCGTCCGGGACGCGAACTCGGAGGCCGAGGACCGCGAGAATCTCCGACTGCCCGGCGAGCAGGACGAACTGGTCGAAGCGGTCGCCGAGGCGAACGACCGGACGGTCGTCCTCGTGCAGTCCGGCGGCCCCGTCGAAACGCCGTGGCGCGAGGACGTCGCCGCCGTCGCGGTGACGTGGTACCCCGGACAGGCCGACGGCGACGCCGTCGCCTCGGTGCTGTACGGCGACGCCGACGCCGCAGGTCGCCTGCCGGTCACGTTCGCGCCGGAGGGGTCGTACCCGGCGAACACCGAAGAGCGGTTCCCGGGCGTCGACTACGAAGCAGAGTACGACGAGGGCGTGTTCGTCGGCTACCGCCACTTCGACGCCGCCGAGGAGGAACCGACGTACCCGTTCGGCCACGGCCTCTCCTACGCCGAGTTCGCGTACGGCAGCGCCGAGATGGCCGACGAATCGACGGTCGACGTCGAGGTGGAGAACACCTCGAACCGCGACGGCCGCGAAGTCGTGCAGGCGTACATCTCGGCGCCGGCCGTCGACGGCGTCGAGCGACCGACGCGCGAACTCGCGGGCTACGCCTCCGTAGAACTCTCCGCGGGTGAAACGGCAATAGTGAGCGTCTCGCTGGGCGAACTGGCATTCCAGCGGTACGACGAAGACGACGGGTGGACGACCGACGAGGGCGAGTACGCCGTCGAAGTCGGACGGTCGTCGCGGGACATACAGGCGGAGACGAGCGTTTCGCGGTAG